From one Verrucomicrobiota bacterium genomic stretch:
- the bamD gene encoding outer membrane protein assembly factor BamD, with translation MNCWTKRILLAALFLLALPYPSPAPLIYRPGEGWVYEQYGTTSTWMKGRAKDQYDVAQAAFDKQDYKTALRAARRVVSQWPLSDFAANAQYLIGRTYEARHKDEQAFEAYQKCIDKYPKLANHQEILKRQCEIANRYLAGQWFWKWGVLPLFSSMDKTVTMYEKIIKSGPYSEVAPQAQMNIGTAREKQKDYPLAVKAYERAADRYNDKTAIASDALFKAGLAYEKQAQKAEYDQNAASDAIKTFEDFKTMFPNDSRCKRANEIIEVLKLEQARGDFGIAQFYDKRKFYAAAEIYYNEAQRRAPNSIYDAQAKKRLEELKKHSTPPASAAEVAPKK, from the coding sequence ATGAATTGTTGGACAAAACGTATTTTGCTGGCGGCGTTATTTCTGCTGGCGCTGCCGTACCCGTCCCCGGCGCCATTGATCTATCGGCCCGGTGAGGGTTGGGTGTATGAACAGTACGGAACCACCAGTACTTGGATGAAAGGGCGCGCCAAAGACCAGTACGATGTGGCGCAGGCCGCCTTCGACAAGCAGGATTATAAAACCGCTCTGCGCGCCGCCCGCCGCGTCGTCAGCCAGTGGCCGCTTTCGGATTTTGCGGCCAATGCCCAGTATTTGATTGGCCGGACCTACGAAGCGCGTCATAAGGATGAACAGGCGTTTGAGGCTTACCAAAAGTGCATTGATAAATATCCCAAACTGGCCAATCACCAGGAGATTCTCAAGCGCCAGTGCGAGATTGCCAACCGTTACCTGGCCGGCCAATGGTTCTGGAAATGGGGGGTGCTGCCGTTGTTTTCTTCCATGGATAAGACCGTGACGATGTACGAAAAAATCATTAAGAGCGGTCCCTATAGCGAAGTCGCACCACAAGCCCAGATGAACATCGGCACCGCCCGGGAAAAGCAAAAAGACTACCCGCTGGCGGTAAAGGCGTATGAGCGGGCGGCTGATCGTTATAACGACAAGACCGCGATTGCCTCTGACGCCCTATTCAAAGCGGGGCTGGCGTACGAAAAGCAGGCACAAAAGGCCGAGTATGATCAGAATGCCGCCTCCGACGCCATCAAGACGTTCGAGGATTTCAAGACTATGTTTCCCAATGACTCGCGCTGCAAGCGCGCCAACGAAATCATCGAGGTGTTGAAATTGGAACAGGCGCGGGGAGATTTCGGAATCGCCCAGTTCTACGACAAACGGAAGTTCTATGCCGCCGCCGAGATTTATTATAACGAAGCCCAGCGACGGGCACCCAATTCCATCTACGATGCCCAAGCCAAAAAACGGCTTGAGGAGTTGAAAAAACACTCGACGCCTCCTGCATCAGCAGCCGAAGTCGCGCCGAAAAAGTAG
- a CDS encoding Ig-like domain-containing protein, which produces MSLVRTKCFVFLLAVFGGLFVNSGLSQSSPDAVVDVTSVPSDTPPYITLRWSHRQSGYITNYTVARKAKADTSWTVLTNLSATTTSFADYTAALNTPYEYRVARYYTNFSPTDVYGYLYAGVRVPMTEARGTLLMFVDQSMTNSLAPEIDLTFRDLIGDGWQVLRYDVPRMVAQPNNTNANIWATRSNEIASVKSLIVSNYQANPTTVKAVYLLGRVPVPYSGYLAPDGHGDHYGAWPADVYYGDVNGTWTDSSINTTNSSDKRGWNQPGDGKFDQSSLPSDLKLQVGRVDFANMTTFPTASVTETDLLRRYLRRAHDFRWRRGTFTNVPRRGLIDDNFGWFGGEAFAATGWGTGYSWFSSANVASLDWFTTLRTNQYLLAYGCGGGSSTSASGVGSSTDFANISSRGIFCEIFGSYHGDWDYNNNFMRAALCGTPETEGLTIFWGGRPYWFVHHMTLGDHIGYCAMISQNNNSLYDYAYTSSPRGVHMALLGDPALRLHPVIPPINVHAQASTTQIQLDWAASADTNLLGYHVFRASSLTGTFTRLTSSVVATNALTYTDTSVISGQSYTYLVRTLKLETSPGGSYENLSQGVAVTATASTLGAPVAPQGLLVLATNSQPGLTWQDNASNETGFEVQRQAGAATNFLSIATLPPNAIQYTDPGPLLPGATWLYRVRALGTSATSEWSNVESVFAQPAQIQLLNRAFLAEKTSGTATVMLQRLYGSVGAVSVNFGLTNSTATGAVHYTQSTGMVSWADGELASKNVLIPLLSDGQSKLTRSFSITLNTPTNGAYLYTNVAEVAINDATTPQTSPWLVTNWYNTAYFVPGKAGEAEGAWGLSTMGGGMGSGSSGVSDAGTFAYQTVSGYGSIVARVRARQPSITGAQAGVMIRSGLSNAAVFAFSTLNQGTGARFMARETVNGSVTNITITNNTFTVPYWVRLTRMGSNFTSEASANGTNWTTINTRAMAVPPTAQWGFAAAGVATDYRFVLSQFDNLTLNTNVEPLLFTLAISASNTFVRTNAIRQLSVSKTDQYGITWPVTSAVWSVTAGSINTTGRYTAPAFSGPVTVTASVEGLTNTLALTVVPQAMVVMPETNFAAAGNYGGPFSPSSANYTLYNAGGSTLNWNMGVDETYYLNITTGSLASASLTNFTLSLSAAANSLAAGAYTNSINITNLSQSEQLTRLATLNIAPATIGAVTASNGYGRLAPNGCANVYITLKNNGSSTLTGVSATLGANAIPGLSIPVATASWPSIAAGQTTTNTTPFRVCASPTFICGTSKNLQLAYQSSAGAGILPVSIDSGGGYQMTVNTGATYVAGTSNINVTCDDCGAAIALPFPVTFYGNTYTSIWVSANGLIGFGVANTSTYLGCLPSASANGVLAAFCTDLRTDQTGQGIFSSTTGTGSNRVYNLEWRAGTFSGNLAVNFTIRLYEGRPRMEIVYGTNAATSTAGTVGIQESMSSYLAYTCSAGVVSNGLSVAFEMVSCLETSVVEFASANQTMPEPLTNMVLYLTVNRSAGRVGDIQMDYEVGASGSTATPGIQYQPATGTLYWADNDTAPKNIPVTLLAEHYPSGNRTVSVLLKNPGGYVQGGAQTNLNITLLDDDSVSNTPPVINVVNSATTEENTPRTIPFVITDAESPSAMLLVTASVVDTTLITNLTLTGVGSNRFLNMFPGTNCNGGTLLTITVSDGLASRSTNIALTVVHVNQPPVANITAPASNTTVTNANVTITADASDPEGALSRVEFYGDGQRLVVISNAPYTFSWSNLVAGYHQVQACAVDTDNLGSWSTPVFLQVSGNLTNLVSPGALWRYHDQGVDLGTTWVATNYSDDAWPQGPSPLGYGDANGVWPATTNSYGPDPNNKYPSAYYRRVFQVTNAALWRSLLLNIQRDDGAIIYLNGTEIYRNNLPTGTVTYSTLATTTINGSAETNWYATNVSQSLLFEGTNWLAAVVHQSAVNSSDLFFNLQLSGQQLQPPPKVTLGGGTNGFNFSWPDWAAGLSLWSATNLAPPVNWTLLTNGIIVSNGQTILNLPPETRRTRYFRLISQ; this is translated from the coding sequence ATGAGTTTAGTCCGCACCAAGTGTTTCGTGTTCCTGCTGGCGGTGTTTGGCGGGTTATTCGTAAATTCAGGGCTCAGCCAATCCTCGCCGGACGCAGTGGTGGATGTAACCAGCGTTCCCTCGGACACGCCGCCCTATATCACCTTGCGTTGGTCGCATCGTCAGTCAGGTTACATCACGAATTATACCGTCGCGCGCAAAGCCAAAGCCGATACCAGTTGGACGGTCCTGACCAATCTATCCGCCACAACCACCAGTTTTGCGGATTACACGGCAGCTCTGAATACACCCTATGAGTATCGCGTGGCGCGATATTATACCAATTTCAGCCCGACAGATGTTTACGGGTACCTCTATGCCGGTGTGCGCGTGCCCATGACGGAAGCGCGCGGTACGCTGCTCATGTTTGTGGATCAGAGCATGACCAACTCATTGGCACCTGAGATTGATCTAACCTTCCGCGACCTGATCGGGGATGGCTGGCAGGTGTTGCGCTATGACGTCCCACGGATGGTTGCCCAGCCCAATAATACCAATGCCAATATTTGGGCGACGCGCTCCAACGAGATTGCGTCCGTCAAAAGCCTCATCGTTTCCAACTACCAAGCCAATCCGACGACCGTGAAGGCGGTCTATCTGCTGGGACGCGTACCGGTTCCTTATTCCGGATACCTGGCTCCCGATGGACATGGCGACCATTATGGCGCTTGGCCCGCCGACGTGTACTATGGGGATGTCAATGGTACTTGGACCGATTCCTCCATCAATACTACCAACTCCAGCGATAAACGTGGGTGGAACCAGCCCGGAGATGGCAAGTTTGACCAATCCAGCCTGCCCAGCGATCTAAAATTGCAAGTGGGACGCGTGGATTTTGCCAACATGACAACCTTCCCCACTGCGTCAGTGACGGAGACGGACTTGCTGCGGCGTTACCTGCGGCGCGCACATGATTTCCGGTGGCGACGGGGAACATTTACCAACGTGCCCCGCCGGGGACTGATTGATGATAACTTTGGCTGGTTCGGCGGTGAGGCATTTGCGGCGACGGGCTGGGGCACGGGCTACAGTTGGTTTAGCAGTGCCAATGTCGCTTCTTTGGATTGGTTTACCACCCTGCGCACGAACCAATACCTGCTGGCTTATGGTTGCGGCGGCGGCAGTTCCACCAGCGCCAGTGGTGTTGGTTCCTCCACGGATTTCGCCAACATTAGTTCCCGCGGCATCTTCTGTGAAATCTTTGGCAGCTACCATGGCGATTGGGATTATAATAACAACTTCATGCGCGCCGCCCTCTGCGGAACCCCGGAGACGGAAGGACTCACCATTTTCTGGGGTGGTCGCCCTTATTGGTTTGTCCACCACATGACGCTCGGGGACCACATCGGTTACTGCGCAATGATTTCCCAGAATAACAATTCTCTGTATGATTACGCATACACTTCCTCCCCGCGCGGGGTTCACATGGCTCTGCTCGGCGACCCGGCTTTGCGCCTCCACCCGGTGATTCCGCCCATCAATGTGCATGCTCAAGCTTCCACCACCCAAATCCAACTGGACTGGGCGGCCTCCGCCGACACCAATCTGCTCGGCTACCATGTGTTCCGCGCCAGTTCATTGACCGGAACTTTTACCCGGCTGACCTCCTCCGTGGTGGCGACCAATGCTTTGACCTATACGGATACGTCGGTTATCAGTGGCCAGAGCTATACTTATCTCGTACGCACGTTAAAGCTGGAAACCAGTCCGGGCGGCTCTTATGAGAACCTTAGTCAGGGTGTGGCGGTCACAGCGACGGCATCCACCCTTGGTGCTCCCGTCGCGCCGCAAGGATTATTGGTCTTGGCCACCAACAGTCAACCTGGGCTCACTTGGCAGGACAATGCCAGCAATGAAACCGGATTTGAAGTTCAGCGTCAGGCGGGTGCGGCCACCAATTTCCTCTCCATTGCCACGCTGCCTCCCAATGCAATCCAATACACTGATCCGGGCCCGCTGCTGCCAGGCGCCACTTGGCTTTATCGTGTTCGGGCTTTGGGCACTTCCGCTACTTCAGAATGGAGCAACGTCGAAAGTGTGTTTGCCCAACCGGCTCAAATCCAGTTGCTCAACCGCGCTTTTCTGGCGGAGAAAACTTCAGGTACTGCGACCGTCATGCTGCAACGTCTCTACGGAAGCGTTGGCGCCGTCAGTGTCAATTTTGGTCTGACTAATTCCACGGCCACCGGAGCGGTGCATTATACGCAGTCCACTGGCATGGTAAGTTGGGCGGATGGTGAACTCGCCAGCAAAAACGTGCTCATCCCGTTGCTGAGTGACGGCCAGTCAAAGCTGACGCGGTCGTTTAGCATCACGCTCAATACCCCAACCAACGGCGCCTACCTCTACACGAATGTGGCGGAAGTAGCCATCAACGATGCCACCACGCCGCAAACGTCGCCCTGGCTGGTGACGAACTGGTATAACACTGCATATTTCGTGCCGGGTAAGGCGGGCGAGGCCGAAGGAGCGTGGGGACTCAGCACCATGGGCGGCGGCATGGGCAGCGGCAGCAGTGGCGTATCCGATGCCGGAACTTTCGCATACCAGACGGTGAGCGGATATGGTTCCATTGTGGCCCGAGTACGGGCGCGCCAACCCTCCATCACCGGCGCACAGGCTGGAGTAATGATTCGCAGCGGCCTGTCCAATGCTGCTGTCTTCGCTTTTTCCACACTCAACCAAGGTACCGGTGCCCGCTTTATGGCGCGCGAAACAGTCAATGGTTCGGTGACCAACATTACCATCACCAACAACACGTTTACGGTGCCATACTGGGTGCGACTCACGCGGATGGGCTCGAATTTCACCAGCGAAGCGTCTGCCAATGGCACCAACTGGACCACCATCAACACGCGTGCAATGGCGGTTCCCCCAACAGCTCAATGGGGATTCGCCGCTGCCGGTGTCGCTACCGATTACCGGTTTGTATTGTCGCAATTTGACAACCTTACGCTGAACACCAATGTTGAACCGCTCCTATTCACGCTAGCCATCAGCGCCTCGAACACCTTCGTGCGCACCAACGCCATTCGGCAACTCAGTGTCAGCAAAACAGATCAATACGGCATCACCTGGCCGGTCACGTCCGCTGTTTGGAGTGTCACTGCCGGATCCATTAATACCACGGGCCGTTACACTGCCCCTGCGTTTTCCGGACCGGTCACTGTTACAGCCTCCGTGGAAGGGTTGACTAACACGCTGGCGTTGACAGTGGTACCCCAAGCCATGGTCGTCATGCCGGAAACGAACTTTGCCGCTGCTGGCAATTACGGTGGCCCCTTCTCACCCTCTTCTGCAAACTATACCTTGTATAATGCCGGCGGTTCCACCCTCAATTGGAATATGGGCGTGGATGAAACTTATTACTTGAACATTACCACTGGTTCGCTGGCCTCCGCGTCGTTGACCAATTTCACGTTATCCTTAAGTGCGGCGGCCAATTCCCTGGCGGCGGGTGCTTATACCAATTCCATCAATATCACCAACCTCTCGCAATCCGAACAGCTCACCCGCCTGGCCACCTTGAATATTGCGCCCGCGACCATCGGTGCGGTCACTGCCAGCAATGGCTATGGCAGACTTGCTCCCAACGGCTGCGCGAATGTCTATATCACCCTGAAAAACAACGGTTCTTCCACGCTTACGGGTGTCAGCGCCACGCTTGGCGCCAACGCCATTCCTGGTCTGAGCATTCCCGTCGCCACTGCTTCATGGCCATCCATTGCAGCGGGACAAACCACCACCAACACCACGCCATTCCGCGTGTGCGCTTCACCGACCTTCATTTGCGGCACTTCCAAAAATCTCCAACTCGCTTATCAATCTTCCGCTGGGGCTGGAATTTTACCGGTAAGCATTGACTCTGGGGGTGGCTATCAGATGACGGTCAACACCGGCGCCACCTATGTGGCGGGCACAAGTAATATTAACGTAACATGTGATGATTGCGGTGCTGCCATCGCCCTGCCTTTCCCAGTCACTTTCTATGGCAACACCTATACATCCATCTGGGTATCGGCGAACGGTTTGATCGGTTTTGGCGTTGCCAACACTTCCACCTACCTGGGCTGCCTGCCTTCCGCTTCGGCAAATGGTGTCTTGGCTGCCTTCTGCACGGACCTGCGAACGGATCAAACGGGACAGGGTATTTTCTCCAGTACCACCGGGACCGGATCGAATCGCGTTTACAACCTGGAATGGCGCGCGGGCACCTTTTCCGGAAACCTGGCGGTGAATTTCACCATCCGGCTCTATGAAGGTCGTCCACGCATGGAGATTGTCTATGGCACCAATGCCGCGACCAGTACTGCCGGTACGGTGGGTATTCAGGAGAGTATGAGTAGTTATCTTGCTTATACTTGCTCGGCTGGCGTGGTCAGCAATGGATTATCCGTCGCCTTTGAGATGGTTTCCTGCCTGGAAACCAGTGTCGTCGAATTTGCGTCAGCCAACCAGACTATGCCCGAGCCTTTAACGAACATGGTCCTCTATCTGACCGTCAACCGCAGCGCCGGTCGAGTGGGCGACATTCAGATGGATTACGAGGTGGGAGCCAGCGGCAGCACGGCCACACCCGGCATCCAGTACCAGCCCGCCACGGGAACTTTATACTGGGCAGACAATGACACTGCGCCAAAAAACATTCCGGTCACACTTCTGGCAGAACACTACCCATCGGGAAATCGCACCGTATCTGTCTTGCTAAAAAATCCTGGCGGCTACGTTCAAGGCGGCGCTCAAACGAACTTGAACATTACGCTGCTGGATGATGATTCCGTCAGTAACACACCACCCGTCATCAACGTCGTGAATAGTGCAACGACGGAGGAAAATACACCCCGCACCATCCCCTTTGTGATTACTGACGCTGAGTCGCCTTCCGCTATGCTGCTGGTCACTGCCAGCGTCGTGGACACCACTCTGATCACCAACCTGACGCTGACTGGCGTGGGCAGCAACCGTTTTCTTAATATGTTCCCCGGAACCAACTGTAACGGCGGCACGCTCCTCACCATCACGGTGAGCGATGGCCTGGCCAGTCGCTCGACCAACATCGCGTTGACTGTGGTTCATGTGAACCAGCCACCTGTGGCTAATATCACCGCACCCGCTTCAAACACCACGGTTACCAACGCCAACGTGACCATCACCGCTGATGCCAGCGACCCGGAAGGGGCCTTATCGCGCGTTGAGTTTTACGGCGACGGCCAGCGGCTCGTCGTGATTTCCAATGCGCCCTATACCTTCTCGTGGTCCAACCTCGTTGCCGGTTACCACCAGGTTCAGGCGTGCGCGGTGGATACCGATAACCTGGGTAGCTGGAGCACGCCAGTATTCCTTCAAGTATCTGGCAACCTGACCAATCTGGTCAGTCCTGGCGCTTTATGGCGCTACCACGATCAAGGGGTGGACCTGGGTACCACTTGGGTGGCCACGAATTATTCCGATGACGCCTGGCCGCAAGGGCCTTCTCCACTGGGTTACGGGGATGCCAATGGTGTCTGGCCGGCCACCACCAATTCCTATGGACCCGATCCCAACAATAAATACCCGTCGGCATATTACCGCCGCGTCTTTCAAGTTACCAACGCCGCGCTCTGGCGAAGCCTGCTGCTCAACATTCAGCGGGATGACGGTGCCATCATTTACCTCAATGGCACAGAAATTTACCGTAACAACCTGCCCACTGGCACAGTGACGTACAGCACCTTGGCCACCACCACCATCAATGGGTCCGCTGAAACCAATTGGTATGCCACCAATGTGAGTCAGAGCTTGCTTTTTGAAGGTACGAATTGGTTGGCAGCGGTGGTGCATCAAAGTGCCGTCAACAGTTCGGATCTGTTTTTTAACCTTCAGCTTTCTGGGCAACAATTGCAACCACCCCCAAAAGTCACTTTGGGTGGCGGTACGAATGGCTTCAACTTTAGTTGGCCCGATTGGGCGGCAGGCCTCTCGCTTTGGTCCGCCACCAACCTGGCTCCCCCGGTGAACTGGACGTTGCTCACCAACGGCATCATCGTCAGCAACGGGCAGACCATTCTAAATCTCCCGCCCGAAACGCGACGCACCCGTTACTTCCGCCTGATTAGCCAGTGA
- the rpsI gene encoding 30S ribosomal protein S9 has protein sequence MSEAKIQEYLGTGRRKTSVARVRLALGSGKITVNDRALENFFTVENHRGHALKPLLVTDTAAKVDLRIKVDGGGVVGQAGAVRMGIARALLSMDPTFKAVLRGEGLLTRDGRMKERKKYGQPGARKRFQFSKR, from the coding sequence ATGTCAGAAGCAAAGATTCAGGAATATCTCGGGACCGGTCGCCGCAAAACCTCGGTGGCACGCGTGCGCCTTGCGCTGGGGTCCGGAAAAATCACGGTCAATGACCGGGCGCTGGAAAACTTTTTCACGGTGGAAAATCACCGTGGTCACGCACTGAAGCCGTTGTTGGTCACGGATACCGCTGCGAAGGTGGACCTTCGCATCAAGGTGGACGGTGGCGGAGTGGTGGGGCAGGCCGGCGCGGTGCGCATGGGTATTGCCCGCGCTCTGTTGTCCATGGATCCCACGTTCAAAGCGGTGCTGCGCGGTGAAGGATTATTGACGCGCGACGGACGCATGAAGGAACGCAAGAAATACGGGCAACCGGGTGCCCGCAAGCGCTTCCAGTTCAGCAAGCGTTAA
- the rplM gene encoding 50S ribosomal protein L13, with protein MKTYLPKVDLEKRKWHVVDANGVVLGRLAVQVANALRGKDKPVFTAHLDAGDFVVVINAEKVRLTGKKEEAKDYMSYSGWKGGERHRSAAEIRAHNPEFLVMHAVKGMLPKNRLGSVLLTKLKVYKGGTHPHAAQVPEVMKITG; from the coding sequence ATGAAAACATATTTGCCGAAAGTTGATTTGGAAAAGCGCAAGTGGCACGTTGTGGATGCCAATGGTGTGGTATTGGGCCGCTTGGCGGTCCAAGTGGCCAACGCTCTGCGTGGAAAAGATAAACCCGTTTTTACGGCTCACCTGGATGCGGGCGACTTTGTCGTCGTGATCAATGCCGAGAAAGTACGCCTGACCGGCAAGAAGGAAGAGGCCAAAGATTACATGTCCTATTCCGGGTGGAAAGGTGGCGAGCGCCATCGTAGCGCGGCGGAAATCCGCGCTCACAATCCCGAGTTTCTGGTCATGCATGCGGTGAAAGGGATGCTGCCCAAGAACCGTTTGGGAAGCGTGCTGCTCACCAAGCTGAAAGTGTACAAAGGCGGCACCCATCCGCATGCCGCGCAAGTGCCGGAAGTCATGAAGATCACCGGTTAA
- a CDS encoding hemolysin family protein, which produces MTRVVVLWMLWLGFAASSVFFALAETALFSLGKWQVRQLALRHPLRGELVQKLLSVPHDLLATIVLGNTFSNAFMVGLIVWLTPHNDWTIYLVMAALFALILLGCEVAPKTLAVRDPVRWALLVAPTVQWLLRGSRPFRRIAQGLNDLIVAIAARRAIKPHTGVTEEEYQELVEMAFQQGSLGASEKEIILQIIALDRKTAHDVMRPRSQMACIADDLSVEGMIAAARKYRHKRLPIYDETPDTIVGILNTQALLLNPGVDLAEVIEFPSCVPGSMNLLQLFKSLQKQQRGLAIVLDEFGGTAGVVSMEDILEEVVGEIRGEVEPQGFVMEKLGEGRWRVNGTMRLDDFRREYPALNDYPGVDTLGGLVCALAEVVPGEGEIFQHHGLRLKVLVADERRVRELLVETIGRTPKGTAA; this is translated from the coding sequence ATGACGCGGGTTGTGGTTTTATGGATGCTCTGGCTGGGCTTTGCAGCGTCGAGCGTATTCTTCGCGCTGGCGGAGACTGCGCTTTTCTCGCTTGGCAAGTGGCAGGTTCGGCAGTTGGCGTTGCGACATCCGCTGCGTGGCGAGCTGGTGCAAAAGCTGCTCAGCGTCCCGCATGATTTGCTGGCCACGATTGTCCTGGGCAACACGTTCTCCAACGCCTTCATGGTGGGGCTGATCGTCTGGCTGACACCGCACAACGATTGGACGATCTACCTGGTCATGGCGGCGCTGTTCGCGCTGATTCTGCTGGGCTGTGAGGTGGCCCCAAAAACCCTGGCCGTGCGTGACCCTGTGCGATGGGCGTTATTAGTGGCACCCACGGTGCAATGGCTGCTTCGTGGTAGCCGCCCCTTCCGACGGATCGCACAGGGGCTGAATGATTTGATCGTGGCCATCGCGGCCCGGCGTGCCATCAAGCCACACACCGGCGTGACGGAAGAGGAATATCAGGAACTCGTGGAAATGGCGTTTCAGCAAGGTTCACTGGGCGCCTCGGAAAAAGAAATCATTCTGCAAATTATCGCGCTGGATCGCAAAACCGCCCACGATGTCATGCGACCGCGCTCCCAGATGGCCTGCATTGCCGACGACTTGAGCGTCGAGGGTATGATCGCTGCCGCGCGCAAGTACCGGCATAAACGACTGCCCATTTATGATGAAACTCCGGACACCATCGTGGGCATTCTGAACACCCAAGCGCTGCTTTTAAATCCCGGCGTGGATTTGGCGGAGGTGATCGAGTTCCCGTCGTGCGTGCCGGGCTCCATGAACCTGCTGCAACTGTTCAAAAGCCTGCAAAAGCAGCAACGCGGTCTGGCCATCGTGCTCGATGAATTCGGCGGCACGGCGGGAGTGGTTTCCATGGAGGATATTCTGGAAGAAGTCGTGGGGGAAATTCGCGGAGAAGTCGAGCCGCAAGGGTTTGTGATGGAAAAGCTGGGAGAGGGCCGCTGGCGAGTCAACGGCACGATGCGGCTGGATGATTTTCGACGGGAATATCCGGCCTTGAATGATTATCCCGGGGTGGACACCCTCGGGGGACTGGTCTGCGCGCTGGCCGAAGTGGTACCCGGCGAGGGGGAGATTTTTCAACATCATGGCTTACGGTTAAAAGTGCTGGTGGCTGACGAACGTCGTGTGCGTGAACTGCTCGTGGAAACAATCGGACGGACACCGAAAGGAACCGCCGCATGA
- a CDS encoding CNNM domain-containing protein, with the protein MKIPLLFALFFFNALASFLLSGMEAGVLVLNRMRVRQLARKGHQRAKLLHTFLEKPEHFLWTILVGNTLANFIIITLVVGVLIHQFNERPALLLVVFILLVFLLYAVCDLLPKMLFRAFPNRLCMITAPLYQFMATTLAPLVGPLQVLTNHLSHWFGKQGFTVSLFGHRDELRLMMQESAPALSSEERQMIKRVLELQNITVSQIAIPLDRTVTVTTTTPMREVMEIWREKKINRIPVRDAGGGTRQIAGIISLRAVLYREDVQPDRPASQYVKPAMYLDEDTRLEVALGRLQRSGERMAIVLARDKREIGVVTLQDILRVVFGEVSI; encoded by the coding sequence ATGAAAATACCCCTGCTGTTTGCCCTGTTTTTCTTCAATGCGCTGGCGTCGTTTCTGCTCTCCGGGATGGAAGCGGGGGTACTGGTGCTGAATCGGATGCGCGTCCGGCAATTGGCACGCAAAGGGCATCAGCGGGCCAAGCTGCTGCATACCTTCCTGGAAAAACCGGAGCACTTCCTGTGGACAATCCTGGTGGGCAATACGCTGGCAAATTTCATCATCATCACCTTGGTGGTCGGGGTGCTGATCCATCAATTCAATGAGCGTCCGGCGCTGCTTCTGGTGGTGTTTATCCTGTTGGTGTTCCTGCTCTACGCCGTCTGTGATCTGCTGCCTAAAATGCTGTTCCGTGCTTTTCCCAACCGTTTATGCATGATCACCGCGCCCTTGTACCAGTTTATGGCCACCACCCTGGCACCCTTGGTCGGCCCGTTGCAAGTGCTCACCAACCATCTGTCCCACTGGTTCGGAAAGCAGGGTTTCACCGTCAGCCTGTTCGGCCATCGCGACGAATTGCGCCTGATGATGCAGGAATCCGCCCCCGCCCTCTCCAGCGAAGAGCGCCAAATGATCAAGCGCGTGCTCGAACTGCAAAACATCACCGTGAGCCAGATTGCCATTCCGCTCGACCGCACTGTCACCGTGACCACCACCACCCCGATGCGGGAAGTCATGGAAATCTGGCGTGAAAAAAAGATCAACCGCATTCCCGTGCGCGACGCGGGCGGCGGCACCCGCCAGATCGCCGGCATCATCAGCCTGCGGGCAGTCTTGTACCGGGAAGACGTGCAACCCGACCGCCCGGCCAGCCAATATGTGAAGCCGGCGATGTATTTGGACGAGGATACCCGCCTGGAAGTGGCGCTGGGGCGGCTGCAACGCAGCGGGGAACGCATGGCCATTGTGCTCGCGCGGGATAAACGCGAAATCGGGGTGGTGACGTTGCAGGACATTTTGCGCGTCGTGTTTGGCGAAGTGAGCATTTGA